The following proteins are encoded in a genomic region of Gloeomargarita sp. SKYB120:
- a CDS encoding cation transporting ATPase C-terminal domain-containing protein, translating to MSQFGLSLGAFLRGKTRHITPAPTVFLGMVVAVLLQILFSQWPVVNTLFTTAPLLGENRLICLLPMLPMLPVAWAANALD from the coding sequence GTGAGTCAATTTGGCCTCAGTTTAGGGGCCTTTCTGCGAGGGAAAACCCGTCACATTACGCCTGCACCCACTGTCTTTTTAGGCATGGTTGTCGCTGTACTTTTACAGATTCTTTTCAGTCAATGGCCGGTCGTGAATACTTTGTTTACCACAGCACCCCTGTTAGGTGAGAACCGGTTGATTTGTCTACTGCCAATGCTCCCCATGTTGCCGGTGGCCTGGGCCGCCAACGCCCTTGACTAA